The Nostoc sp. 'Peltigera membranacea cyanobiont' N6 genome contains the following window.
GTGGGAACGCTTACGGTCAAGAATTGACTGCTACTTGTCTGCGTGACCTAGATTACTACCTCCGCCTCGTTACCTACGGTATCGTTGCTGGTGATGTTACACCTATCGAAGAAATTGGTGTTATCGGTGCCCGTGAACTGTACAAGTCCTTGGGAACTCCTATCGATGGTGTTGCTGAAGGTATCCGTGGACTGAAGAATGTATCTGCTACATTGCTGTCTGGTGATGATGCTAGTGAAGCTGGTAGCTACTTCGACTACCTAGTTGGCGCTCTTCTAGGATAGGTTAAAGCTGTTTACCTACTGAAACAGAAGTATTGCAATACGGTTGGAAATAAGGAATTAACAACATGGCTCAAGACGCAATTACCGCTGTCATTAACTCCGCAGACGTTCAAGGTAAATACCTTGACTCTTCTGCTTTAGAAAAGCTAAAAGGCTACTTCGCCACTGGCGAACTGCGGGTACGTGCTGCTAGCACCATCAGCGCTAACGCTGCTGCGATCGTTAAAGAAGCTGTAGCAAAATCTTTGCTATACTCTGACATCACCCGTCCCG
Protein-coding sequences here:
- the apcA gene encoding allophycocyanin subunit alpha, with the protein product MSIVTKAIVNADAEARYLSPGELDRIKSFVASGERRVRIAQILSENRERLVKQAGDQLFQKRPDVVSPGGNAYGQELTATCLRDLDYYLRLVTYGIVAGDVTPIEEIGVIGARELYKSLGTPIDGVAEGIRGLKNVSATLLSGDDASEAGSYFDYLVGALLG